The following proteins are encoded in a genomic region of Microcoleus sp. AS-A8:
- the hisA gene encoding 1-(5-phosphoribosyl)-5-[(5-phosphoribosylamino)methylideneamino]imidazole-4-carboxamide isomerase: protein MDVIPAIDLLEGRCVRLYQGDYARSQVFNDNPTDVAKQWIDQGATRLHVVDLDGAKVGYPVNTETIAAIVQAVPVPVQVGGGLRDRTGVAQLLDLGVHQVILGTAAVEDRPLVQRLCEEFPGKIMVGIDARNGLVATRGWIETSEVKATELAHQMSQLGAAAIIYTDIHRDGTLSGPNLDALRELARSLSIPVIASGGVSSVTDLLSLLALEPLGVNGVIVGRALYTGDVSLKEAIQAVGQGRLQDIPPDLGFSTFA, encoded by the coding sequence ATGGATGTTATTCCAGCAATTGATTTGCTTGAAGGTCGGTGTGTGCGGTTGTATCAAGGAGACTATGCCCGATCGCAAGTCTTTAACGATAACCCGACCGATGTTGCCAAACAATGGATTGATCAGGGTGCCACTCGCCTACACGTTGTTGATTTAGATGGGGCAAAAGTGGGTTATCCCGTTAATACGGAAACCATTGCAGCTATTGTCCAAGCGGTACCGGTGCCGGTGCAAGTCGGGGGAGGTTTGCGCGATCGCACAGGTGTGGCACAATTGCTCGATCTCGGTGTCCATCAAGTGATTTTGGGCACAGCGGCGGTAGAAGATCGCCCGTTAGTGCAGCGACTGTGCGAAGAGTTTCCAGGGAAAATTATGGTGGGGATTGATGCCCGTAATGGTTTAGTTGCCACCCGTGGCTGGATAGAAACGTCCGAGGTTAAGGCAACCGAACTTGCCCACCAGATGAGTCAGTTGGGGGCGGCGGCAATTATTTATACTGACATTCATCGGGATGGTACGTTGAGTGGCCCCAATCTAGACGCCCTCAGAGAACTGGCGCGTAGTCTCTCCATTCCCGTTATTGCCTCTGGCGGTGTGAGTTCAGTTACCGATTTGTTGAGCCTGCTGGCGCTTGAACCGTTGGGTGTGAATGGGGTCATTGTCGGTCGTGCGCTTTACACTGGAGATGTTTCCCTGAAAGAAGCGATTCAGGCTGTGGGACAGGGACGCCTTCAGGATATTCCCCCTGATTTGGGATTTTCGACCTTTGCCTGA
- a CDS encoding fertility inhibition FinO-like protein, whose product MPTSGKLELTIKINEMPTDIRTVENGWKEFDLDCDGQLVRVKVKPKVFKKLEQAQESYPMWVAAIAGRMGEPLQGGFVLDQPNIQVFERKPKEAKPEETASA is encoded by the coding sequence ATGCCTACATCAGGAAAGTTGGAACTCACCATTAAAATCAACGAAATGCCAACCGATATTCGTACTGTCGAGAACGGCTGGAAGGAATTTGATCTCGACTGCGACGGTCAACTTGTTAGGGTGAAAGTTAAACCGAAAGTCTTTAAAAAACTTGAGCAGGCACAAGAAAGCTATCCCATGTGGGTGGCGGCAATTGCAGGCCGGATGGGTGAGCCTCTGCAAGGGGGATTTGTGCTGGATCAGCCCAATATACAAGTCTTTGAGCGCAAGCCCAAAGAAGCCAAACCCGAGGAAACAGCCTCAGCTTAA
- a CDS encoding DUF928 domain-containing protein yields the protein MAQIRFRFSKGSLAVSLKLAMLMGVFLLVQTPQTLFAQGIPRRWEAKQYKPPRGIGAPMRTEGGGTRSGGSANSRCPIVGKPLTALVPGDRFGVTVAPYPTFFVYMPAVSPQASPLLVEFELQDNSGDSVYKSIFKTSGKPGILTLTLPTQAGLPPLRVGEDYNWSFTIICQPDERSRDITVEGWVRRVEPNATLNNKLKQASPQQQVQLYAEAEIWQDALATLVQLRRNYPNDAAIAANWERLLSAAGLNNIAQESVVVIPATGGDRFVSSQP from the coding sequence ATGGCACAGATACGGTTCCGTTTTTCCAAAGGCTCCTTGGCCGTTTCTCTGAAATTGGCCATGCTTATGGGAGTTTTCCTGCTCGTACAGACTCCGCAAACCCTTTTCGCTCAAGGGATACCTAGACGTTGGGAAGCCAAGCAGTATAAACCTCCCAGGGGCATTGGTGCACCGATGCGTACAGAAGGAGGGGGAACACGTTCTGGTGGCTCAGCTAACAGTCGTTGTCCGATAGTGGGTAAACCTCTAACCGCCTTAGTCCCTGGCGATCGCTTTGGGGTAACGGTTGCTCCCTATCCCACATTCTTTGTTTATATGCCGGCTGTATCACCCCAGGCATCGCCTTTATTGGTGGAGTTTGAGTTACAAGATAACAGCGGTGATTCTGTTTATAAATCCATTTTCAAGACCAGTGGCAAGCCCGGTATTCTGACGCTGACGCTACCGACGCAAGCCGGATTACCACCTTTAAGGGTGGGTGAGGATTACAACTGGTCATTCACGATCATTTGTCAACCGGATGAGCGATCGCGAGATATTACGGTAGAAGGATGGGTGAGACGGGTAGAACCTAATGCCACGCTTAATAATAAGCTCAAGCAGGCATCACCTCAACAGCAAGTACAGTTATATGCCGAAGCGGAGATTTGGCAGGATGCCTTAGCTACTCTAGTTCAACTGCGTCGTAACTATCCCAACGATGCGGCAATAGCAGCCAATTGGGAGAGACTTTTGAGTGCGGCAGGTCTAAACAATATCGCTCAAGAGTCAGTGGTGGTCATTCCAGCGACAGGGGGAGATCGATTCGTATCCTCTCAACCCTAA
- a CDS encoding class I SAM-dependent methyltransferase, which yields MTTAVNTFPSIAVRLINGLLSIKPLANLAKLQARKMMIERAEKIGVPWRQQVQQLQMHDWDSEMAQVQNTQLSYPDYYLRSFHGYDKGDLCWDAAFEVEVAAQSVHAGIWPEAGVQGDSKLRQSYHNIIKEKIAIQPQDILDLGCSVGMSTFALQDLYPSARITGLDLSPYFLAVANYNSRQRHSKINWKHARAESTGLPDASFDLVSTFLVFHELPQEVAQQILREVRRLLRPGGYFTLMDMNPKSEAYAKMPPYILTLLKSTEPYMDEYFALNLEQELVKAGFDSPTITPNSPRHRTVVAQAR from the coding sequence ATGACCACTGCCGTAAACACCTTTCCCAGCATAGCCGTTCGCCTGATCAATGGCTTACTCTCGATCAAGCCGTTAGCCAACCTAGCGAAGCTGCAAGCTCGTAAGATGATGATTGAGCGAGCGGAGAAAATTGGAGTTCCCTGGCGGCAGCAAGTACAACAGTTACAGATGCACGACTGGGACAGTGAAATGGCTCAAGTCCAGAATACCCAGTTAAGTTATCCAGATTATTATCTGCGATCGTTTCATGGTTATGACAAAGGAGACCTTTGTTGGGATGCAGCTTTTGAAGTAGAAGTGGCTGCTCAATCCGTCCATGCAGGGATTTGGCCTGAGGCTGGGGTGCAAGGAGACTCTAAACTAAGACAGAGTTACCACAACATTATTAAAGAGAAAATCGCTATCCAGCCGCAAGACATTTTAGACTTGGGTTGCAGTGTAGGGATGAGTACGTTTGCTCTCCAAGATTTGTATCCCTCGGCAAGGATTACGGGTTTAGATTTGTCGCCTTACTTTTTGGCAGTTGCTAATTACAATTCTCGCCAACGCCATAGCAAGATTAACTGGAAACATGCTAGGGCTGAATCAACAGGTTTACCAGATGCTTCTTTCGATTTAGTCTCTACTTTCTTAGTGTTCCATGAACTTCCTCAAGAAGTCGCCCAGCAAATTTTGCGCGAGGTACGTCGCTTGCTGCGTCCGGGTGGTTATTTCACCTTGATGGATATGAATCCTAAGTCAGAAGCTTATGCAAAAATGCCACCTTACATTTTGACGTTACTCAAGAGTACTGAACCTTATATGGATGAGTATTTTGCGTTGAATCTTGAACAAGAACTGGTGAAGGCTGGTTTTGATTCACCGACGATTACTCCTAATAGTCCGCGTCATCGGACAGTTGTGGCACAGGCGAGGTAA
- a CDS encoding alpha/beta hydrolase → MYLIDFSLSLVVRLLCIWVGVLAIAYLMACLYLLLRQQYFIFKPPTVIRTTPAAFNLKYHDVWLPVSTASGQISPIHGWWVPATAPEAPVWLFLHGNGSTIGDEVKRPFWFHQLGFSCLLIDYRGYGRSQGRFPTESSVYADVEAAWKYLTQNQQIPPSQIFVYGHSLGGALAIDLALKHPEIGGLAVEGSFTTMRSMVDHLYRQFGIFPVDWLLHQKFDSLKKVSSLSMPVLFIHGTDDRLIPAQMSQSLFEAASEPKKLLLVPEAGHHNVGELGSESYFQAIQWVVDQAQAKFVQLAEGFP, encoded by the coding sequence ATGTATTTGATCGATTTTTCTTTATCACTCGTGGTAAGGCTCCTCTGCATCTGGGTTGGAGTGTTAGCGATCGCCTATTTAATGGCTTGCCTCTACCTGTTACTCCGGCAACAGTACTTCATTTTTAAACCTCCAACTGTTATCCGCACGACACCCGCTGCCTTTAACTTGAAGTATCACGATGTCTGGTTACCCGTTTCAACTGCTTCAGGTCAGATCAGCCCCATTCACGGCTGGTGGGTTCCTGCCACGGCACCAGAAGCACCCGTATGGCTGTTTTTGCATGGCAATGGTTCCACCATTGGCGATGAAGTGAAACGACCATTTTGGTTTCATCAGCTAGGCTTTTCCTGCCTACTCATCGACTATCGGGGATATGGTCGTAGCCAAGGGAGATTTCCCACGGAGTCAAGTGTTTACGCCGATGTAGAAGCCGCCTGGAAATACTTAACTCAAAATCAGCAGATTCCACCCTCACAAATTTTTGTGTACGGTCATTCTTTAGGGGGAGCTCTAGCGATCGACTTAGCCCTAAAACACCCAGAAATTGGTGGATTAGCTGTGGAAGGTTCATTCACAACCATGCGGTCAATGGTCGATCATCTCTATCGTCAGTTCGGTATATTTCCGGTAGATTGGCTATTGCACCAAAAATTTGACTCTTTGAAAAAGGTTAGCTCTCTCTCCATGCCTGTTCTGTTCATTCACGGAACTGACGATAGACTGATTCCGGCCCAGATGAGCCAAAGCCTATTTGAAGCCGCCTCTGAACCTAAAAAACTGCTTTTGGTGCCAGAGGCAGGACATCACAATGTGGGGGAATTAGGGAGTGAGTCCTATTTCCAGGCGATTCAATGGGTGGTTGACCAAGCTCAAGCAAAATTTGTGCAACTTGCTGAAGGTTTTCCTTAA
- a CDS encoding transglutaminase produces MIPDSASSVPPKQKTFATIRPIGAAALQGIAFSGETLFAIDATNGYLLQIDPKSDSSTILNSSRELDWVGASGLALAGETLWLTLDNSVYFCQLKGDLSLQHFVTLPYTANGIAVRDATIYITSQRSGYIFIYNRDTGREITRLYAPGVGVEHITLRGEELWVSDAEEQTVYCLDRATGEIHFSVLTPFANPTGLAFYTDPETGQDILYVAYGGEEPYIRDNPNADPNYELQYRDRTFIHPLYFSHNAERHYALSNGYLIEMSYVEELAPLEDVELQQVEWRIALPAETDRQKIRKIEPIGMPFTEDVQDGQRVAVFKFDTLKPGERHLFGWKALLEVWSIKYRLTPREVEKLPDLSPDFDTRYLVDNDQLAMDTESIRRAAREAIGRETNLLRKVYNIRNYVYDKLSYGIKPHIDTPDIVLERGVGSCGEYLGLLLALGRLNGIACRTVGRYKCPAHNDKFGIPLEPDFNHVWMEFYVPGVGWLPMESNPDDTVEGGPYPTRFFMGLAWYHMEMAKGIPFETLKSEGDPVNKENASIGELAINHVRFKILEELSPPQWT; encoded by the coding sequence ATGATTCCCGACTCAGCTTCATCTGTTCCACCCAAACAGAAAACTTTCGCCACCATTAGACCCATTGGGGCAGCCGCCTTGCAGGGCATCGCCTTTTCGGGAGAAACTCTGTTTGCCATTGATGCCACAAACGGCTATCTGCTACAAATTGATCCGAAAAGCGATAGCTCAACAATTTTGAACTCCAGTCGCGAGTTAGATTGGGTGGGCGCTTCTGGACTAGCCCTTGCTGGAGAAACCCTGTGGTTGACCTTGGATAATAGTGTTTACTTTTGCCAGCTCAAGGGTGATTTAAGTCTCCAGCACTTTGTTACGTTGCCTTACACGGCTAATGGAATTGCGGTTCGGGATGCAACAATCTATATCACCAGCCAAAGATCTGGGTATATTTTCATTTACAACCGCGATACAGGACGTGAGATTACCCGGTTATATGCTCCAGGCGTTGGGGTTGAGCATATTACGCTCCGAGGCGAGGAACTTTGGGTTTCAGATGCCGAGGAACAGACGGTTTACTGTCTCGATCGCGCAACAGGCGAAATACACTTTAGTGTACTCACTCCCTTTGCAAACCCGACCGGTTTAGCCTTTTACACCGATCCTGAGACGGGTCAAGATATTCTCTATGTGGCCTATGGGGGTGAGGAACCGTATATCCGCGATAACCCCAACGCTGACCCCAATTACGAATTACAGTATCGCGATCGCACATTCATTCATCCCCTCTACTTTAGCCACAATGCCGAGCGCCACTATGCCCTCTCCAATGGCTATTTGATCGAAATGTCCTACGTCGAGGAACTTGCCCCCCTCGAAGATGTTGAACTCCAACAGGTTGAATGGCGCATTGCCCTGCCGGCGGAAACCGATCGACAAAAGATCAGAAAAATTGAACCGATAGGTATGCCTTTCACCGAAGATGTTCAGGATGGACAGCGCGTCGCTGTTTTTAAATTCGATACTCTCAAACCCGGTGAACGACATCTCTTCGGTTGGAAAGCCCTTCTAGAAGTCTGGAGCATTAAATACCGTCTCACCCCACGAGAAGTGGAAAAGCTACCAGATTTATCTCCAGATTTTGACACTCGCTATCTGGTGGATAATGATCAGTTAGCGATGGACACAGAGAGCATTCGTCGCGCCGCTCGTGAAGCCATTGGTCGAGAAACAAATCTCCTGCGGAAAGTTTACAATATTCGCAACTATGTCTATGACAAACTCTCCTACGGCATTAAACCTCACATCGATACTCCAGATATTGTTTTAGAGCGCGGTGTTGGTTCCTGCGGCGAGTATTTGGGTCTGTTGCTAGCCCTAGGAAGGTTGAATGGGATTGCCTGTCGCACCGTGGGTCGTTACAAGTGCCCTGCCCACAATGACAAGTTCGGTATCCCCTTAGAACCTGACTTTAATCATGTGTGGATGGAATTTTATGTCCCCGGAGTCGGCTGGTTGCCGATGGAATCGAATCCCGATGACACTGTTGAAGGTGGCCCTTACCCGACTCGTTTTTTTATGGGCCTTGCCTGGTATCACATGGAGATGGCAAAAGGAATTCCCTTTGAAACCCTCAAAAGTGAAGGCGATCCTGTGAATAAGGAAAATGCTTCGATTGGTGAACTCGCCATTAATCATGTCCGGTTCAAAATTCTCGAAGAATTGTCGCCGCCTCAGTGGACTTAG
- the lpxD gene encoding UDP-3-O-(3-hydroxymyristoyl)glucosamine N-acyltransferase, with protein sequence MKFSEIVEKLSGAAQCNSLTTHPNLNPEIACISPIEDTSPGTMSYIEGAKFASWVGKTAASALVLPLDEALQTQATERGIAWMASSEPRLLFAQAIALFYQPFHPAPEIHPTAVIHPSAEIGKDVYIGAHVVIQPGVKIGNQVCIHPNVVIYPEAQIGDRTILHANCTIHERTRLGADCVIHSGAVIGAEGFGFVPVPEGWFKMPQSGCTVLEDGVEVGCNTSIDRPAVGETRVGRNTKIDNLVQIGHGCQIGANCALAGQSGMAGGVKVGNRVILAGQSGIANQAKIGDGAIASAKAGIHNDVEPGAIVSGIPALPHKHFLKVAAVYSRLPEIYQTLKQLQRRLEEKK encoded by the coding sequence ATGAAGTTTAGCGAAATTGTTGAAAAACTTAGTGGTGCGGCTCAGTGCAATAGCCTCACGACCCATCCCAACCTTAATCCAGAAATTGCCTGTATTTCGCCGATTGAAGACACCTCCCCTGGTACGATGAGTTATATCGAGGGAGCTAAATTTGCCTCTTGGGTGGGGAAAACGGCGGCGAGTGCCTTGGTTTTGCCGTTGGATGAAGCGTTGCAAACTCAAGCAACGGAAAGGGGGATTGCTTGGATGGCTTCATCTGAACCCCGATTGTTATTTGCCCAAGCGATCGCACTTTTTTACCAACCGTTCCACCCCGCACCGGAAATTCACCCCACTGCTGTGATTCATCCTTCAGCGGAGATAGGCAAGGATGTATATATTGGTGCTCATGTTGTGATTCAACCGGGGGTGAAAATTGGCAATCAGGTTTGTATTCATCCCAATGTGGTGATTTATCCAGAGGCGCAAATTGGCGATCGCACAATCTTACACGCGAACTGTACTATCCACGAACGAACTCGCCTGGGTGCCGATTGTGTGATTCATAGTGGTGCGGTGATTGGTGCGGAAGGGTTTGGTTTTGTGCCTGTACCTGAAGGCTGGTTCAAAATGCCGCAGTCTGGCTGTACTGTACTTGAAGATGGTGTTGAAGTCGGTTGCAATACGAGTATTGACCGCCCCGCCGTTGGCGAAACGCGAGTCGGTCGGAATACGAAGATTGACAACTTGGTGCAAATCGGTCACGGTTGCCAAATTGGCGCAAACTGCGCCTTGGCGGGGCAATCCGGGATGGCGGGTGGCGTTAAAGTTGGCAATCGCGTGATTCTCGCGGGGCAATCTGGAATTGCCAATCAAGCGAAAATTGGAGATGGTGCGATCGCCAGTGCCAAAGCAGGTATCCATAATGATGTAGAACCCGGAGCGATCGTCAGTGGAATTCCCGCCTTACCTCACAAACACTTTCTCAAAGTCGCCGCTGTCTATAGCCGTCTGCCGGAAATCTATCAAACCCTAAAGCAGCTACAGCGACGCTTGGAGGAAAAGAAATAA
- a CDS encoding FdhF/YdeP family oxidoreductase, with protein sequence MSEPTTGGGLPVLQYWLEQTLSPQGLSIWQTLNHHSACLSCAWGTGGQKGGFVNEAGEYLQRCAKSVEAIAAELQPAIPPDFFSQFKINELQQLNSQQCDRLGRWSYPLIYRTGADKYQRISWEEVYAIATLALSQSPERIASYSSGRSSNEAAYLLQLLFRALGSNNLADCSDLCHAPSTVGLKQVFGSGTSMVSLEGLQHSDCVVLVGSNAPANHPRLMNELIKIRDKGGKIIIINPQLEIGLVKFASPAFPIKSLLKGGSEISTLYLQPIPGSDVALFVGIQKSLIEQNLLKTDYLQAYTEGYQAVLDYAAQTSWADITATCGVFQEEIEEAAYAIGTSGRVVFAWAMGITQHRNGVHNVHSIANTALLTGNAGKLGAGTMPIRGHSNVQGFGSMGVTVHLRAEIQQALAQLLGHPLSDTPGYDTRALIEAADQGKIDTLFCLGGNLYAANPDLTQAQRALSQIDTIIYVATKPNLGHFHGLAKHNTLILPVFNRFENPHPTTTESGNNFVRLNEPGKSHLQGANAELVSEVELLTELAHRLLGETPINWRKLQDTHYVRELITKTIPGYQQIEKIDETKEEFTIEGRIFTEPKFATPSQKAQMFVTPLPRLSLPTKSDFGLSENVPGIILILGTGRSYGQHNTVVYRTQDKYRGMPHRHCILMNINDINRGGFSEHQRVTVKGDAGILDNIEIIAGGMREGAAFMFYPEANILFKADIDPESGTPAYKRVPVVVYKPE encoded by the coding sequence ATGTCTGAGCCGACCACCGGCGGGGGCTTACCCGTACTGCAATACTGGTTAGAACAAACCCTCTCACCCCAAGGATTATCCATCTGGCAAACCCTAAACCATCATAGTGCCTGCTTGTCCTGTGCTTGGGGAACGGGGGGACAAAAAGGGGGTTTTGTCAATGAAGCGGGGGAATATTTACAACGCTGTGCCAAAAGTGTCGAAGCGATCGCCGCCGAATTACAACCCGCCATCCCCCCCGATTTTTTCAGTCAATTTAAGATTAATGAGTTACAACAACTCAACTCGCAACAATGCGATCGCCTAGGCAGATGGAGTTATCCTCTCATCTACCGCACCGGAGCAGACAAGTATCAAAGAATTAGCTGGGAAGAAGTCTATGCGATCGCCACATTAGCCCTAAGCCAATCTCCCGAAAGAATTGCCTCTTATAGTTCCGGACGCTCATCTAACGAAGCCGCCTATCTGCTGCAACTGCTGTTCAGAGCGTTAGGGAGCAATAACCTCGCTGACTGCTCCGATCTTTGCCATGCGCCTTCTACCGTGGGTTTAAAGCAAGTTTTCGGCTCAGGCACCTCAATGGTGAGCTTGGAGGGACTGCAACACTCTGATTGTGTGGTTTTAGTCGGTTCCAACGCTCCCGCCAACCATCCCCGTCTGATGAACGAATTAATCAAAATTCGGGATAAAGGCGGCAAAATCATCATTATTAACCCTCAACTCGAAATCGGCTTAGTCAAATTTGCCTCCCCTGCCTTTCCGATTAAATCCCTCCTCAAAGGGGGTTCGGAGATTTCCACCCTCTACCTCCAACCGATTCCCGGTAGTGATGTCGCCCTGTTTGTCGGTATCCAAAAATCCCTGATTGAACAAAATCTGCTGAAAACAGACTACCTGCAAGCCTATACAGAAGGATACCAAGCGGTCTTAGACTATGCGGCTCAAACCTCCTGGGCAGATATCACGGCGACTTGCGGCGTATTCCAGGAAGAGATTGAAGAAGCCGCCTATGCGATCGGCACATCCGGGCGGGTGGTGTTTGCTTGGGCGATGGGCATCACCCAACACCGTAATGGGGTGCACAATGTCCACAGTATTGCCAATACGGCTCTCCTAACAGGCAATGCGGGCAAACTGGGAGCCGGTACGATGCCCATCCGGGGACATTCCAATGTTCAGGGTTTTGGCTCAATGGGAGTAACGGTGCATTTACGCGCTGAGATTCAACAAGCGCTTGCCCAACTGTTAGGGCATCCCCTCAGCGACACCCCAGGTTATGATACCCGTGCTTTGATTGAAGCGGCTGACCAGGGGAAAATTGATACTCTTTTTTGTTTAGGAGGCAATTTATATGCCGCTAATCCCGATTTAACCCAAGCCCAGAGAGCGTTATCCCAGATTGACACGATTATTTATGTAGCAACGAAACCGAATTTAGGACATTTTCACGGTTTGGCAAAGCATAATACCTTGATTCTTCCCGTCTTCAATCGGTTTGAAAATCCCCATCCGACGACCACAGAATCGGGTAATAATTTTGTGCGTTTAAATGAGCCAGGAAAGAGTCACTTACAAGGGGCAAATGCAGAATTAGTTTCGGAAGTAGAACTGCTGACAGAGTTAGCCCATCGCTTATTGGGAGAAACGCCGATTAACTGGCGAAAGTTACAAGACACTCACTATGTGCGGGAGTTGATTACTAAAACGATTCCTGGCTATCAACAGATCGAAAAGATTGATGAAACGAAAGAGGAATTTACCATAGAGGGGCGCATTTTTACTGAACCAAAATTTGCCACGCCGTCCCAGAAAGCGCAAATGTTTGTTACCCCTCTACCTAGATTATCCCTGCCCACAAAAAGCGATTTTGGTCTGTCTGAAAATGTGCCTGGAATTATTCTAATTTTAGGGACAGGTAGAAGTTATGGACAACATAATACCGTAGTTTATCGCACCCAAGATAAATATCGAGGAATGCCTCACCGTCATTGTATTTTGATGAATATCAATGATATCAATCGGGGAGGATTTAGTGAACATCAACGGGTAACTGTGAAAGGAGATGCTGGAATCTTAGATAATATTGAAATTATTGCAGGGGGTATGCGGGAAGGAGCCGCTTTTATGTTCTATCCAGAAGCTAATATTTTATTTAAAGCTGATATTGACCCTGAAAGTGGTACTCCGGCTTATAAACGAGTCCCTGTGGTAGTTTATAAGCCGGAGTAA
- a CDS encoding DUF928 domain-containing protein, with the protein MAWFTHTSRFTLLALALTLGTPFPISAQPTNSSSLGSQLESSFRVPSRGLPDNRQGGASRGPCFTDERKLTALVPVAGGETTAEYPTVFWYMPRMSALAKGDQGAAPAPELEFTLRDANEQKIYSAKYPLPKSNDGSVGTPGIMSLRLASPYSLKVGQEYKWQLRVMCDAQDPSGGETQIAEGIIKRVAQDPDLERRVQQAAPEERIILYAKANRWYEMLANLVALRRNRPNDPSVTDAWNKLFAVVNLNDVSIQSRSQGTRNTNN; encoded by the coding sequence ATGGCTTGGTTCACACACACCTCACGCTTCACCCTGCTGGCTTTAGCTTTAACGCTAGGCACGCCCTTCCCTATCTCAGCTCAGCCAACGAATTCTTCATCCCTTGGCAGCCAACTCGAAAGTTCCTTCCGTGTACCGAGTCGAGGGCTTCCCGATAATCGGCAAGGTGGAGCAAGCCGGGGACCCTGCTTTACGGACGAACGGAAACTGACGGCGTTGGTTCCAGTTGCCGGAGGCGAGACGACGGCTGAGTATCCGACCGTTTTTTGGTACATGCCTAGGATGTCTGCTCTGGCAAAAGGTGACCAGGGAGCAGCACCAGCACCGGAATTGGAGTTTACCCTGAGAGATGCCAACGAGCAAAAGATTTACTCCGCCAAGTATCCTTTGCCCAAGTCTAACGATGGGAGTGTAGGCACCCCCGGCATTATGAGCTTAAGGTTAGCGAGTCCCTATTCCCTGAAAGTGGGTCAAGAGTATAAGTGGCAGTTAAGGGTGATGTGCGATGCTCAAGATCCAAGTGGGGGAGAGACTCAGATTGCTGAAGGGATCATCAAGCGAGTTGCACAAGACCCAGATCTCGAACGTCGCGTTCAGCAGGCTGCTCCCGAAGAACGTATTATTCTCTATGCAAAAGCTAATCGTTGGTACGAGATGCTGGCTAATCTAGTCGCACTACGACGCAATCGACCCAACGACCCATCTGTGACAGATGCCTGGAACAAGCTGTTTGCTGTAGTGAACTTAAATGATGTTTCTATACAATCTAGGTCTCAGGGTACCAGAAACACCAATAACTAA